The stretch of DNA aaacctagtgaacccaaaacctagaaccgtaagggctctgataccaaaatgaaacgaccgaccctttttttttgataataaataataaatataatataataaataactacaactagtggtcccatacccactagccacttTACCACattcacaaccaacagcggaacaaCATACCAATATATatccaataaacaaaaaaccaataaccaaataattaatatccagtattaattccaaacagcataaatcaaataaccagcaatcctaacaatgctctaagactcaattctagcaacctaacaatgccaggtAACCAAtcaaccgagtccctagaacatcctcctcttcattgcctttgattccacgatcacactttgcctttacctgcacaccacaaacaacaattgagatgcataagtattatcacaaatacttagtgaggcaatcctcccatctactgggctatacacacaagcaataagatctctacatgccacaaacaacaatcaataaaacaaaccaggcaatatacaaagcatgcAACATCCATCGTAACTGgaagaggggtgtcgaccgacaccagatggtgtcgatcgacactgactatctggtgtcgaccgacaccaaactggtgtcgaccgacaccctgcccgacactcccgaaaaccctagtttgtgtcgaccgacacctccacatggcatcgatcgacactcgccaaagtcccgagccgtcctcgcgttggtgtcgaccgacaccccaactggtgtcgaccgacaccgatgccgagcagcgatttccttcgatcagaaactccgaatctcgcctccaatcttctccaatccgctccttgcactcccagaagccaaacccagcccagacagcaacgaaatatcatagagaactcaaagaaacaaccacataagcaccaaatcacatagaatctagagatcttagcttagataagccatggtcatgcactcacctcttccaagaagattctgaccaacaagaacgaattccctcactcctagcaagcttctaacacctttccagccttagatctcccaagaacagcaaggaatctctcaatctcttcccaaaagctcaagaacactctctcaattgcttttctctcaaaaacggcgaataacacaaaataacacgaccctaggtcgttttctacctctaaaaactcaattttagggattccctaaaccaaccacgcaaaccggacaattaaaattgaaccgaccaaacggGCCacagctggtgtcgatcgatgcctcactagaaggtgtcgatcgacactcttaccaaattaccaaaaattggttcgcgggtgttacactACATGTAATTACCTAGTTTAACATTGACATGCATGTGACAAATAACGCGATCAAACTTCCTagtcaaaaaacataaaaataaaataatgcgATCAATACTCACGACCACGTGAACATGTGGCAGTGGCCTCCACATGTACCGTTCGATTTATGTCAAatatgaagaaacacaattatatTATGTAGAAAACAGGTTAataaattgatatttatattgtaGTAGTCGacttaaacaatataaaatgagATAGATAAAGATAAGAATTGAGTTTTTGATATATCAGTTTCGAATCTATATAGCCGGGTATCGTATGGAAGTTAGTAACCGTACCCCAGAACTATATGGATCGCATTTACGCATGACGCATCACGCCCATATAAAACAATCGTTGTATTCTCCCCATTTTGCCGTGCCTTAATTTCTGAGAACATTTCTAATACTCAAAAATGAAGTTCAGTAAGAGTATTAAATTGTCGAATAAAATGTTAAGAGTTGAGTTTTTAATACATCAACTACAAAGTGATATATGTCGGCCGTATGGTAATTTCGTGACCTAAAAAACTTATGGATCACAATTGACGCATCACGTGCATATAACTATCGTTGTCTTCTCCTAATTTGACGTGTCTTTGGTACGAAAAGCGAACCAAGAAATTTTAAGAGACGTTTAATAAAGCAACGTTAAATTGCTAATACCATGAAAAAACTTTCTTCCAATTTTTAAACGGAATGTGAAactccaaaattttgacaattgaaagagagttttgagacAAGTGTGAACGATCTTAAATTTGACGATTGAAAGAGGATTGAAAGTAAGTGTgagttgacccaaaaaaatgttAAGTGTGAAACtctataaaattttgaaaaaaaagagcaCTGAGATATCAGATAAGTGCATGTGAAACCAAGTCCCAGCTCCCAacttcatttatttaatttgttatatatgtagtGTGTGTATATCTAACAAATTGTGAAGAAGTTCATATCTTTGGCCGACAGTCTTTGTGAGAGCCCACCCGAAGCAATAGTTATCTTATGTAGTTTACCTTTAATTAGTCGCCAAATGAACATTATTCTTATATGTGAATTAGTTAATTGACATCGCCTCTATGATTCTATGTTactttataatttaatttgtgcATCTTTTTGTGATTATATAATGGGATACATTAGTCGTCTAATTTGGTTACATAGCATCTATTTGGACGTGGACCAGACTAATTAGAATTGTACATATTGTTGCAATTAATTAGAATGTTTTCAGGTTCAAATCCACTCTCCACTCTCCATTTTTTCATGTACTAATTAGTCGCCCAATccaatttctctctttcttgtttagTTGCCTGATGAACATAAAATACTTTGATATATTTAAGTAAAGGTGAAAGATATACGTACTTTGCGTGATCCCCATCCTCACATATTTGTGACTAATGATGATAATGTTATTCAGTTTCACAATACAAAAGATAAAACTGTGTTCACACCACAAGTCTATTCTGATGAAATTTTACGGAAAGGCCTAGAAATTgttctttaatattttcattcgCATGTTACTTTTGGTACAGagaaaagatataaatataattgCGGTAGTACATATTCTGGTTAATTCCAACTAATAATCGACCCCAGTTGGAAAAAAATAACCGAACCAAGAGTCAAGGTCAAGCCTATTaattatactaatattataaaCCCTACGAAAAACCAATCGTACACCAAAGAGTACGTACTAATAAACCTCTATAAAATCTCAAAACCCAACTCCCTTACTTCTCCACAATCAAATTATCTAAATCAAAAACACTTCAAACACAATGGCAAAACAAATATTCTACGCTCTCTTTCTAACCCTCTTATCCACGACAATGCTCACCGCGTCCTCAGCCCCCGTAGCCGCAGGAGCTTCGAAACGCGCAATAAACTTCGTACAATCCTCTTGCAAAGCCACCACATACCCAACCGTATGCGTCAACTCTCTCTCCAGTTACGCCAACTCCATCCAAACAAGCCCTCGACGTCTAGCTGAGACCGCACTCACCGTGACCGTGAGCCAGGCCCAATCCACAAAGCTCTTCGTCTCGCGCTTGGCCCGTTTCAAGGGTCTCAAGAAACGAGAGGTTCAAGCCATTAGGGACTGCCTCGAGGAGATCAATGACACCGTTGACCGTTTGACCAAGTCGATCCAAGAAATGAAGATGTGTGGTAGTGCTAAAGGTCGTGACCAGTTCTGGTTCCACATGAGCAATGCTCAGACTTGGACCAGCGCTGCTTTGACTAATGCCAACACTTGCTCCGATGGGTTCGCGGGTCGAATCATGGATGGCCGGATCAAGAACTCGGTCCGGTCCAGGATCGTGAATTTGGGTAGAGGAACTAGCAACGCCTTAGCCTTGATCAATGCCTTTgctaaaaaatactaaataaattacgacttttctctttgtttcttaattatgtAATTTGAGCTACGAATATATGTGGAAGCTTGAGggaatcttgattcttgaattgTTTAGTGCAAATCCTTAGTTTTTCTGGATATAtaaccttttgatttttgttacgTCGTTTAATATTTTAGCGTCCAGCGATCTAAAATTGCGTATTAGCTGAGATTTCTGGCGGGTAGAGAATAATTTACGTTGATCTTTAAATTACCATTCACGTTAAAGTGAGTCGTTGACGCCGACACATTCGTTGAAGTTTGGGACGGTGTTGCGTTTTTGAGTGTAGATCTCACTCGTTGATTACTATTATACCCTtctatattagaaaaattactCATCAACCAGACTTTCAATCATCTCACGTTCACATGTCTCTCTACTGGACCATCGCCACCATATAACGTCATCTCCGCCGCTTATTTtctcataacttttttttttcttttctcttttaatgtTAGAATCTATTTTCCCATTCGACAAACAAAAGATTTGTAGCTAAGATTGATCATAATTAAATTTCATGATgtgtttatgagtttgtagaaTGTCAATGGGTTTAAATTAATATagtcaaaataaatttatgtaagaaaactatttatatattatggtaAATTTACTTCCCTTTCATTCTGGAGAggaaaatttattaaaaattgaatttgtttaaattttcagtttttttatgaCTTATGATCAAATATGTTTTATCAACCAATAAAGTCATTATATCATGATTCCAGATTCATCAGAAATAACAACGACACAACATATGATGATATGAACATTTTCTTTTGACTCAGTGACTATTGGCCggcctattttttttttaatttgttggcTTCATATCATATATGTGGCCCGTGAGAGCCGCACAACTCTTAAAAAAACAAGACacgaagattaaaaaaaaaaacttcagtaAATATTGTGAATGGATAATAATTATTGAAAGTAAACTTAAAGCTAAGAATAAGAgatatacaataaattttcacaaaaaaaaaaaaaagaagagatatacaaaaaataatgaaagtaAATAAACTGGAACATATTAAATTCATGGCCAATCAATTTCTAGTGTTTTACAATAATGGAGAAAATAATCaaaggttttaatttatatactgAACGAGCAAAAAAATTGGATTAGTGTAAAATAATATCCTACTAGTTACTAACCTACGGTAGACCGTGATTTTATTTGaagtaaatttgaaataattttgtctgttattttgttattcataatttaaaaaaaaaatatctgattttttttgcgTTACTTTTTGTTGTCATCCAAAAAAACTGTATAAAATTGGATTATATTTATGGTACTATATCAGAAAGAAATCTTAGTTGTTTAACTGAATGCATATttctaaatatctttttttagcAGCAAATTTAATAAcctaatattttgtttactcTAATTCAATGGTCTTAATTACCCTTAATGATCATACCcttttttgtagtatttataATGGCATTCtagtgtaattttttacacttttaatattacttttataaacgtaattctcaattaatatagtaggattaacTCAGAAATAAATctggaaataattttttttaaaagaagatcCTTTCAAATGAAATTGAATCAGTTTTGGTTGAATATGATACACTTGAATGTTGAAtatatacaactatatatatttatatacatgttCTGTGCAATTTTTAGAACATCTCACTTTCTTTCAAATATTGTATTATCACAGATGAAGAAATTCTTTCAAGTCTTGTTTGCCATTCTCACTATCCACATCCTTCTTATGCAAGGTTTGTATAATCATTTAGAAGGGTTGTTATTAAAGAAatcaattacaaattaaaaaatatcatattatatcTTAATAGTACGAAACTatcttatgtaaaataaatatgttcaaaaaatattattcactatttttttttagtttaaaatagaattttataataacaattttacttcttttacaTGTCAAACTGTTACcaaaactttatttatatattatatgatctTAGTGGAAACACATGATGGAATATGTCGAGATTTATAGGagaaaaatatgatgaaatctCATATcaaaaagatgtaaaataaCTGATAAACACATTAGTCAATCCAATTTTGAGTTGTACATGCTTAATCTAACTATACTTTTtattcaagaataattaatgaatcaaagttatattatttttaaaagtacagAAAGACTAAGAttctatgttatatatattacaggATATGAAATACAGGATAATAAATATCAATGAATGTGATGACACATTGgcataagattttttaaaataaacaaggGACATGTCCTATTTAAGAATATAAATCTGTATGTACAAGGACTTGAAAAGGAACCGGTATTTGCGAGCAATATTGGCACAATTATGGTTTGTGGACGATGGACCAACGAACGAgtctttaaaataaatgataaaaacatTTGTTATGTGTTTGTGGAACAACACAATAGTTGATAGTTCATATTATTGTCATGACCTTAAGTTTCTGACTATTATGATGTTGGCTTTCACCCTATGGATTTCACATTTTCCCACCGCTTATATGCTACTCCAATACTTTATTTCTCATTATCTAAATTATATGTTTGAgtagtatttttaattatctaaattGAATTTGAACGTCTAATAAGTCAAGCTTTTTGCTCACTTGGATCAGGATTCCTTTCATTCATGTTTTGAATAGACTCGCAAGCATTACTCAAGTTTTAAACCGATGTGAAACGTTGAACACTTTGTTTCATTAAtctattttgtgtaatatatttctgtttctcaaaaatttgaataacaatatatgcataacttttatatattttgattaatcatatatatgtatgataat from Camelina sativa cultivar DH55 chromosome 9, Cs, whole genome shotgun sequence encodes:
- the LOC104711196 gene encoding 21 kDa protein-like codes for the protein MAKQIFYALFLTLLSTTMLTASSAPVAAGASKRAINFVQSSCKATTYPTVCVNSLSSYANSIQTSPRRLAETALTVTVSQAQSTKLFVSRLARFKGLKKREVQAIRDCLEEINDTVDRLTKSIQEMKMCGSAKGRDQFWFHMSNAQTWTSAALTNANTCSDGFAGRIMDGRIKNSVRSRIVNLGRGTSNALALINAFAKKY